Within the Fimbriimonadia bacterium genome, the region CACCTCGGCTCCCATGCGAAGGGCATCTGCGAAGCTGCTCGCGCCGATCGGCGCCACCATGAACTCCTGAATATCCACATTGCTGTCCGCGTGCTTGCCACCGTTGAGAATGTTCATCATGGGCACGGGCAGCACGTGGGCATTCACACCGCCCAGGTACTGAAACAGCGGAAGACCGGCTGCCTCGGCCGCTGCTTTCGCACACGCCATCGAGGTGCCGAGAATTGCGTTCGCACCGAGCTTGCTCTTGTTCGTAGTGCCATCAAGCTCTAGTAGCAGTCTGTCAATCTCGCGCTGATCGAAAGGGTCCTCGCCAACCAGCTCGCTAGCTATGACGTCATTGACGTTCTCAACCGCAGTGAGCACGCCCTTGCCGCCATACCTAGCCTCTGCCTCGTCGCGCAGCTCCAACGCCTCGTGCGTTCCGGTAGAAGCTCCGCTGGGCACGGCGAACCTGCCTACCTCGCCGGTCTCCAGCAGGACTTCTACTTCGACGGTAGGGTTGCCGCGGGAGTCGAGGATCTCTCGACCCTGGACACCGATAATGGCTGACATCGCATGACCTCCTGGGGGTTCTCTCGGGCAGCCGGAGTATACCTTTGGCCTCGGGTGCTACAATCGGAGGTCCCTGCCCCATCCAGGCAGGTTGAATACCATGATCACCAGGCTACGTGGCACCGTTCTCGAGCGCAGTAAAGGACGACTGGTAGTGGACGTCAACGGCGTCGGCTACGAAGTGGCGGTCAGCGATTCGGTGGAGCGCGTTGCCCCCGAGTCAGTGGATCTGTTTATCCGACTGGTCTGCCATGACGGCGAATGGGACCTGTACGGGTTCTTGGGACCAGTGGAACGAGACGTGTTCGACCTCTTGAGGTCCGTCAGCGGCGTGGGACCGCGCACGGCGCTCGGGCTCATCGGATCCATGGGGGCGGGGGAACTCGCGAAGGCGGTGGCACACCGCGAGGCCAAAGCCTTGACAACAGCCCCGGGCGTCGGCCCGAAGCTAGCACAACGCATCGTCCTCGAACTTGCGGACAAGATGGGTGAGATGGCGTTGCTCGACAGGGCGGTGTCCCAAGTATCAGTCTCCTCACAGATCGACGATGTAGAGGCTGCGCTGGTCGCGCTCGGGTATCCGAAGGCCGAGGCCCGCCGAGCCGCCCTTTCCGCGGCGGACGGTGGCTCCCACCACGCAAGCGTCGAGGACCTGGTGCGGAAAGCGTTGAGCCTAGTTGCGCGGAGATAGTGGGGGGATGGGCGATATGAGCTCCAGTCTGGAGCAGAGGATCGTGGCACCGGAACCGCAACCCGACGACGTGGGCGAGGGCTCGCTCCGCCCACAGTGGCTGCGGGAGTTCATCGGGCAGGCGGAGATGAAGGAGCGGCTGTCCATCTTCGTGGAGGCTGCACGCTCGCGCGGTGAGCCGCTAGACCACACGCTCCTCTACGGACCGCCCGGCCTCGGCAAGACGACCCTCGGCAACATCATCGCGCACGAGATGGGAGTGCCCGTCCGAGTCACCTCTGGCCCTGCCATCGAGCGACCCGGCGACCTGGCTTCCATCCTCACGAACCTGGAGCCAGACCAGGTGTTGTTCATTGACGAGGTCCACCGTTTGCCTCGCACCGTAGAGGAAGTGCTCTACCCAGCGATGGAGGACTTCAAACTGGACATCGTCATCGGCAAGGGTCCCAGCGCAAACGCCATCCGCCTGAACTTGCCGCCCTTCACGATCGTCGGCTCCACGACACGAATCGGCTTGCTCTCGGCACCGCTCCGCGACCGGTTCGGCGTGGTGTTCCATTTCGGCTTCTACGAGCCCGAGGACCTGAAGCGGATTGTCGAGCGCTCCGCAGCATTGCTGGACGTGAAGTGCACGCCGGACGGCTCCGAGGAGATCGCCGGCCGGTCGCGCGGAACACCGCGCATAGCCAATCGTCTACTAAAGAGGGTGCGCGACTATGCCCAGGTGCGCGCCGACGGCGTGATCACGCGCGATGTCGCGAAAGCTGCGTTGGCAATGCTGGAGGTGGACGCAATCGGATTGGACCGCGTGGACAGAACGTTGCTATCCACTATCATCCGCAAATTCGGCGGTGGGCCGGTTGGTCTCGACACCCTCGCGGCCGCCATCAGCGAAGATGCCGGCACAATCGAAGACGTGTATGAGCCGTTTCTTATTCAGCTCGGTTTCCTGAATCGAACGCCGCGGGGACGTTGTGCAACCCCGCACGCGTACCGACACCTGGGAGTGCAGATTCCTGCCGAAGCCGAGTCGTTGTTCGATACCGGAGGTGGATCGTGAGATGCACCCACTGTGGGGCGGATAATCCGGACGACAGCGCTTTCTGTAGAAAGTGCGGTCGGCGTCTCCTGTCGCCTCGCCCTACTCAGGTCATTGACTTCGAGAAACTGCTGAACGACGGTTACGCATCGCTGGACGCCGGACACACAGGAGAGGCGCTGCTTGCCGCGGAGGGCATTCTCCGCTCGGACCCCGCCAACACCTCCGCACTCGCACTCAAATCGCTGGTGCACGAGCGAACCGGCGACCTTGACCAGGCGATTGACGCTCTCGAGCAGCTCGTGACTCTCAACCCGGACAGCACGCCGGACCGGCGGCGCTTATTGGAGCTGCGGGCTCGACGCGGCTACCCGACCTACCGGGTGCAGCGCCCGGTCACTCCAACAGGCTCGCCTTTGCTCGCGGCAAGTCTCACCGCCATCGTGTTCCTAGTGTGCGCACTGGCGTTCACCCTGATCGTCTTCCGCGACAGACCCGAGCAGACCCAGGCAGGCGAGATGAACGGCCGGCCTGCAGCCACTGAGACCTCCCGCGAGTACGCTCAAGTACCGACGACGGGCCAAACGCCTGGTGTTCCGCCCATCAACCATTATCGTCCCGAGGCCGCACAGCAACCCGCAACCTCGCAACCTGTCACCGTCGCACCCGGTGCGTCCGCCCCCACCGGCGCGCTGCTACCGCCGATCGTGCCGATAATCGGCGGCGAAGGCTCGGCGAACAACGACACGAACATCGCTGGGACCACAACACAGCCGGCCGAGCCAGGCGGCGCGGTCATGCCCTCTCCGCCGTCCACCGACACCCGTCCACCAGCACCAAGGTCCATTATCGAGGTCTCCGTGACACCTCCCAGCGGCTCGGGAAGCGCACCGACTGGCCCGAGCGAGGACCAGGAGTCGCTGAACTACCTTAGGATCGCGCAAGCACAGCAGCAGCAGGCGGACTACGCGAAGGCGATCCAGACCTACCGGAAGGCTCTGCCCGGTGCGCGTTTTCCCGGCAGGATTTACCAGGCGATCGCCCTCTGCCACTACCGGCTGGGCCAGATGAACGATGCGGCGGCGGCCTATGAAAAGGCTATCCAAGCCTACGACGCACAGGCCCGCTCAGGGTACGACGTCAACGGTGCGCAGGCTGGCATCGCTGCATGTCGGGCTGGCCTCCGTGCGGTTCGGGCGGGAGGATAGGACTTGCGGCAAACGGTCGTCCTGGCATGGCTGCTCTGGGCAACCGCCGTCCTGGGGCAGCAACCACGCCTGCTTATCCACCAAGAACGTTCGGCAGCCTCTCCAGAAACCGACCCGAACATCGTCATCGTGCGCGTGCTGGAGCAGGAGTTGGATCAAACAGGCAAGGTGCTGCCCATCATCTACTCACCGCAATCCCGCCTCGTGCAGCTTGCCATCGCACAGGGGAAGCTGAAGGAGGCGTTCGCAGCACCTTCTCGGCAACAGATCTCCGACATCGCAAAAGCGCTGGAGTGCAAATACGTGCTCATCGTGGCGGCACAGGTCGTCGGCGATGCGGTTCAAGTTTCCGGCGAGTTGCACCGACATGGTGCGCGCGAACCAGTGTGGGGGCCGGTCCAACAGAGTTTCAGTGCAGCAACCCCCGCCAAGTTGGACCTCGACATGGCCGCCGCCTCTGCAGCGCGAACCATAGCCCTGCAGCTCGTCAACGGCCCTCTCGCTGCCGAGGAGAGCCAGCCACCACTACCGCCTGTGGACCCTGGTTCGGGATCCGGCATCACCACTCCGCCCGCTGATCGAGAGAACAAGCCTCTGCGCGACGCAAAGGCCGCTCTCGAGCGAGGCGACCATGCCGAGGCCGCTTCCCTTCTACGCACCGCTGTGGACCGCGACCCCTTGAACCCCGAGATTCGTGCCACGTTGACCTCGGTGTACAGCTCACTCGGACTTCATGATTTGGCGGTCGCCGAAGCGGTTCGTGCTCGATCGTTGATGCCAGAGGAGCGTTCCACGCAACTTGCCTATGCCCGCACTCTCATGCAGGCCGGACGGCTACGAGAAAGCGAAGTGGCCTATCGAGAGATGCTCGACAAGGACAAGGATTGGATCGAGGCGATGGTCGGACTAGCCGAGGTGCAGATTGCCCGCCTGCTTCCTCAGGAGGCCGAACGCCTCTATCGCCGTGCCCGCGAACTTGCCCCTAAGGACCCAGACATCGCCTGGGGCCTGTCCGAGGTGCTGGCTATGGAAGGTGACTTCGCCGGCAGTTTGCGTGAGCACGACGCAGCCGTGGCGCTCGGCATGTCCGCCGACCCTTCGGCCGCGGCCAAGCGATATGACCGACTCGCAGCCCTTATCACTGGTCTCGCGGCACAGCTCGCAGCGGAAACCGAGGAACTACACGCAGAGGCTCTCAGGACTCGTGAGACCGATAGCTTCGACCTGAGCGCTCGAATCGCCACACTACTCGGTCGAACCAACAACCTATGCAGCTATCTCGACCAGCTTCCGCCGCCTGCTGTACATCGTGCTAGCCACTCTCGTAGGGTACTCGGCATGAATCTTATGAGCCAAGCGATCCTCGCGATCAAGCGAGCGGTCGAGCAAAATGAGAAGGACCCGCTGGACGAAGCCGTTGTAAGCCGCGCCGAGGCGGTACGGGAGATGCTCGAAGCGGTGAAGGTCTTCGAGCAGGAGCAGGCCGAAGAGCGGGCACAAAAAACAGCCACCCCGGGCACAAATGAAAAGTCGCCCTACCCGGAGCGATAGGGCGACTGCTTAGATACCTTTCGGTACCTCGCATGGGAAAAGGAGGACATGCGTACCTATTGAACGCTCGTTGCCTCGCCTGGGTTCCCAACCGCCCGCTTATGGTCCGATAATCTCGCGCACCGCCTCGTCCGCATAGGGTGGCCCGCCTTCCGGCGCTGCGCTAGGCCTCAGCTCCAGCACCTCGCAGCTTCGCAGAGCATGCGGTACGGATGTTGCTGCATGCGCACGCAGGAGCGGCTTCTCGTCACCCCCGACAGTCTGCCCGGGCAGGATTGTTTGACCTTCAATCACGTAGGACGCCATACCCAGCAAGAAGCTTACAGCCGCCGTCTTACTGCTCTCATCGCGAAGTAGCACTGCCAGCTCCGGCTTTCCGAACCGATACAGCCCGAAGGTGGCCGCCCAGTACCCCGGCCAAGACTCGCTGGGCAGAATCGGCACCGTGCAGAAGAGCAACGCTGGGTGCTCGCGGCTTCTCTCCTCGAGTTGCGTCCACTCCCCGGCATCCCACCAGCGATTCACACCCACGTCTCGCATCACCCCCGCACTCTGAACCGCAATGCGATCGCCCAGACGATACATGAGGCCGCACGCTGCGTCCGGGTTCGGGCCGGGCTCTGAGATGCGAAGCGCTGCGATGACGGGCTCTTGCTCCAGGATCGAGGCCACTCTCCTGCCCACTGGCCTGCTCGAGTCCGGGGAGTTGTCGCGCGTCTCCTGGGCTGCACCCGCCACGGCGTCTAGTGGCGCGACCCGGATGGAGAGCGCAGTCTTGCGATCCGTCGTTACCACCCCAAAGTCGCCATGCTCCAGTCTCGCGTGCATCAGGTCAATCTGCTCCGGCGTCTTGTCGAGAGGGACGATGTAGCCCGGGATCGCTCCATTGGAGCCTGCCTTGTTCGCAATGGAGAGCAGTGGAGGAGCCTCCGCCTCGGGGTAGATGACCGCGATGCCCCACTGCTCCTTGCGGAACTTCTCCTTCCCTTTCCGACCTTTGGAGAACGGCCACATCAACCTTTCCCCTCCAATCGCTTGGAAGTGCACGCCTCTTCGAACACCTGACCGTACCCGGCTATCATGATCTCCCGAGTGTATCGTTGTTCGACGACCCGGCGTCCAGCGGCGCCCATTTGGACCCGAAGGTTCTGGTCTCCCAGCAGTCTCGCCACATTCGCGGCCATCGCTTCCACATCGCCTGGCGGCGAAACGAATCCGTTGAGCCCGTCCTCCACTATGTCACGCACGCAACCCACGTCTGTGGCGCACACGGGTACGGCACACGCCATTCCCTCGAGCAGAACCTGGGGAAACGCCTCTAGGTGGCTCGTGAGCAGCAGAACGTCGAAGGCAGCCACCATCGGTGCGACATCCCGCACCGCCCCGTGAAAGGTAACACTGCCGCCAAGTCCCAAATCCGTGGAGAGTCTCCGAAGATGTTCCATCCGTGTGCCATCCCCTGCGACATGGAAGTGTGCCTGCGGATGCAGGGCAAGCACCGACTCGGCAACTCGAAGGAACATCTCGTGGTTCTTCTCCGGCCGGAGGGCGCCCACGATGCCGACATGGAGGGCGTCCGGAACGAATCCCATGGCGGCCCGAGCCGCATCCTTCGCTTCAGGAGGAGCGAAGCGCGAGACATCCACTCCCACCGGCACGATCCGAACGGCTTCCCGCCGTGCCCCATCGTTACGAATCACGTAGTCTCTGTGGGCCTCCGAGAGACAAACGACGGCGCTCGCCACCGGAAGCGCCATCTTCTTTGACAGCCAGGAACGGCGGCTTCCCTCATAGTGACCCATCGAGTGAACGGCGATCACCAGCGGCGGTGCATGCCCCGCTCGTCGCAGCGCACCAGCCCAGAAGAGGGGCAGCGTGGAATCCGTAACGTGCAACAAGTCCGGTTTCTGCTCTCGCAGGAGTCTCCTGAGCCGGAGGTAGATCAAGGGGTCCATTCGCACCTTCGCCAAGCGGGCCGTAACGGAGTAGCCCGCCTCACGCAGCAGAGCTCCGACCGGCCCCTCATCGTAAAGCGTGGAGAATGAGAAGCCGAATCGCTCGCCGGACAGGCCGCGAGCGACGGTTTCAATCACCCGTTCCGCTCCGCCGAAGGGCATCCGAGCATGGAGCGACAGCACACGAATCACGCCTGCATTATAGACGCCTGCTCGGTGGCCCGGCGTACTTCGGGATACCCAGACATGGCTCCCGAATCGGGCCAAAACGGCTGCTTTCGTGGCCTCGCACAGGGTAAAATCGGTATACGAACTTCAACAGGAGTGAACAGCTTGACGGCTCTTCCCGACGACGCCGAGAATGCCCAGAACGAGCAGATCGGCGAGCAGTCCGCAGGCATGGATGCCGGAGCGGACAGCCAGCTAGACACCCACGCGGACGCCAGCTACACGGCCCAAGACCTCGAGGTACTTCAGGGGCTCGAAGGCGTTCGCCTGCGACCCTCGATGTACATCGGCGACCCCAATATCCGAGGGCTGCACCAGCTCTTCAATGAAGTGGTGGACAACGCGGTGGACGAGGCTCTCGCGGGCTTCTGTGACCGCATCGAGATCACCCTGATCGACGAGCGTACGTGCTCTGTCCGAGACAACGGCCGCGGCTTCCCGATTGATATTCACGAGGAGACCGGCCTTTCCGGGCTCGAGACCGTCATGACCATGCTGCACGCTGGCGGCAAGTTTGGCGGCCGCGGTTACAAGGTCTCGAGCGGGCTGCACGGCGTGGGCGTCAGCGTCGTGAACGCGCTATCCAGGTGGCTCGAAGTCGAGGTCTGCCGTGACGGAACCTTATACAAGCAACGATACGAACGCGGCGTAACCGTAACGCCACTGCAGAAGCTGGGTAAGTGCAAGGAGCGCGGCTCGCGGGTGACATGGTGTGCCGACGAGACCATCTTCAAGGAGCACCGCTACGACCCCAAGCTGATGCTCGCACGCATTCGGGACCTCGCGTACCTGAACCCCAAGCTGACCTTCGTCTGGCACGACAAGCTACACGGCGAAGAGCCGATCACCATCCGGCACAAGCGCGGCATCAGCGAGCTGGTAGAGCACCTGAACGAAGGCAAGGACGTTCTCCACAAGGTCGTCCACTTCTCGCGCACGCGGGACGATGTGGAGATCGAGGTCGCCCTGCAGTATCACGACAGCTACTCGGAGCTGATCCTCACCTTCGCCAACAACATCAACACCACGGAGGGCGGCACGCACTTGAGCGGCTTCAAGACGGCGCTCACCAGGGTGATCAACGCCTACGCCCGCAAGACGGGCATATTGAAGGACAAGGACCTCAACCTCACCGGTGACGACGTCCGAGACGGCATTACCGCCGTGCTCTCAGTCAAGCTCGAGCATCCTCAATTCGAGGCGCAGACGAAGATCAAACTCACCAACTTCGAGGTCGAGGGCCTGGTCAATTCCACGGTCGGCGAGGCGTTCGGCGAATTCCTCGACGAGAACCCGTCCATAGCGCGCAAAATCGTGGAGAAGGGTCTCGTGGCACGTAGAGCTAGAGAAGCGGCGCGCCACTCCGCCGAACTGGTTCGCCGACAAAGTGGTCTCGAACACCTCTCCATGCCTGGCAAGCTCGTGGACTGTATCGAGCGCGATCCTAGCCTGTGCGAGCTGTTCCTAGTCGAGGGCAAATCGGCTGGCGGCTCTGCCAAAGAGGGCCGTGACCGACGCACACAGGCGCTGCTACCGCTGCGAGGCAAGATTCTCAATGTGGAGCGGGCGCGAATAGACAAGGCGCTCGCCAACGAGGAGATCCGCTGTCTGATCACCGTCCTCGGGACCGGCATCGCCAACTCGCACACATCTTCGAACGGAGTGGAGGAGGAGTCTCAGAACGGCAGCTTCGACTTAAAGAAGCTTCGCTACCACAAAATCATTATCATGACGGATGCGGACGTGGACGGGGAGCACATCCGTACCCTGCTGCTGACCTTCTTCTATCGTTACATGCGACCACTCCTAGAGGAGGGCCACGTCTACATCGCGCAACCGCCCCTCTTCTGTATTCGTGCCGGCAAGGACGAGCGGTATTACGCCGCGAGCGAAGAGGACCGGGACGCCATCGTGAAGTCCTTGCGGGCCAAGAACAAGACCTGCACCGTTTCGCGCTTCAAGGGTCTGGGCGAAATGAACGGGCAGGAGCTGTTCGAGACGACCATGGACCCCGAGAGCCGCACCATTCTTCAAGTCCAGTACGATCCGGAGGTGGACAGCGAGAGCGCCGAGGAGATATTCAGCAAGCTAATGGGCGACAAGGTGGAGCCGCGGCGCGCATTCATAGAGCGCCATGCTAAGGAGATTACCGACATAGACTGGGACTACTGACGGCTAGGTTCGCTGCGGGATTCCGTGGTACCCGGCATTTCTTCTCTGTACCTTTCAGCGCAAGGATGGCACAAACCCTCGTCAGAGAAGGAACATCGGGGAAGCTTCTAGCGTAAGACGCTTTGGAGATCGAACAAACTCCATCAAGAACGTTACCGGCAGATTGCCGAGTAGGCTCCCCGGTTTCTTCAACTAGTCCGGCACCCGTTCGGACCGAGCGGGGACGTCTTGTGTTCCGGTCGTGTACACAGCCAAAGCCGGCAGAGGCAGATGAATAACAGAAGGGTAGACAGATCTGCCCCCCAAGGTAAGGAAGGTTGATCGCGAGCATCCGGCCCACACGGGCCGGATGCTTCGTTTCTGGGGTAGAACATCAGCATGGCCGCTCACCTCGGGCTAGCATTCGTCGGCTTAGCCCTCCCCGCGACAAGCTCGCTCAAGGAAAAACGCGCCATCATCCGGAGTGGCGTGGCTCACGTACGGCACAAGTTCAACGTATCCATCTCAGAGGTCGGGGCGCTGAACACCTATCGTCGGGCTGAGCTGGCGATTGCCGCGGTGACCAACTGCAAACCCGTCACCGAAGCGGTACTGCAAGACGCGATTCGGCTCTTAGAGGGCGACCCGCGAGTGACGCTCGAGGACCTCCATGTCGAGTTTCTGTAGGATGCAAAGATGAAACAACGCCTGCCAGGAGTGGAAGCCGAGTTGGCGCATCAGGTGGCAATCATCATCTCGCGAGAGATGTCTGATTCTCGCCTGGGCCTGGCCACAGTGACGCACGCTAAGGTCACTCCCGACCTGCTGACGGCGCGTGTCTTCGTATCGGTGTTCGCAGAGCAGCAGAAGCAACAGGAGGCCATCGCCTGTTTGCAGCACGCAAGCGGATTTATTCAGCATCACCTGGCAAAGGCGATGCGGATGAAGCGGACGCCCCACCTCGTGTTCGTCCTCGACGACAGCACCGAGCGCGCCGTCGGCCTGACGAAACTCATCCAAGACGCTGTTCGGAGCGATACGGAGTGAACACACCCACAGATGCCGCCGAGGTGTTGCGAGGAGCGCAACGTATTGCGATCGGCTGTCACGTCAACCCTGACGGCGACACGATGGGCTCCGCGCTCGCTCTGTCGTTTGCCCTGGATGCTCTTGGCAAAACGACCATTCTGCTATGCCACGATGCCGTACCCGACAACCTGCGGTTCCTGCCCGCATCGGAGCGCTTTGGCAACGACCCCGAGGGCTTCGAGGCAGATCTCGGCTTGCTGGTGGACTTGGAAGGAATGGGGCGGCTCGGCCAACTTGCCGGCTACTTCTCATCACTGCCACGATTGGTGACCATAGACCACCACCAGCCGCAAGATGCAGTCGGCGATGTTCGCGTGATAGATACCTCTGCCGCCTCGACCTCCGAGATCGCATACCGCGTGATTCTCGAGATGGACGTGCCGTTCACTGTTGACATGGCAACTGCCCTTCTCACAGGTCTCATCACCGACACGGGAGGATTCCGCTTTCCAAACACGCGTCCGGATCACCTCGAGCTTGCCGCAAAGTGGGTTCGCACCGGAGCCAGCCTCACGTCCATCTTCGAGCACGCCTATGAAAACCGCAGCTTCTCGGCCCAGCAGCTCATGGGGCGAGCGCTTGCGGGCCTTCAGCGCTCCGCTGACGGGCAGACCGTTTGGTCGGCGCTCGCACTCCGCGATTTCGAGGAGACTGGTTGCACTGATGCCGACACCGATGGCATCGTCAATCACCTGCGGGCGATACAGGATGCCGAGGTGGCCGTGCTGTTTCGCGAGGCCCGTCCTGGGAAGGTCCGCGTAAGCCTTCGCTCCAAAGGACAGATGGACGTTGCCGCCATCGCACACAAGTTGGGTGGTGGTGGTCACCGGAACGCCGCGGGCTGCTCCTTCGACGGGTCGCTCGACAACGCGGTGAAGACTACGCTGGCCGAGGTTGCGAAGTGGACGGGTTCCTTGTCGTAGACAAGCCTTCCGGAATCAGTTCGCACGATGCGGTCGCAGCCATTCGGCGCTCGCTACGCACGAAGCGCGTCGGGCATGGCGGCACGCTCGACCCTCTGGCTACCGGGGTGCTGGTCATCGCCGTCGGCAAGGCCACTCGATTACTCCCCTACTTGGTTATGGAGCCCAAGCGATATGCGTTTCGCCTGGCACTCGGCGTTGCGACGGACACCCAGGACGCCGAGGGAGCTGTGACCAAGGAAAGCGACGCGTCCGCCCTGAAGCACCAGAACGTCGAGCGCGTGCTATCCACATTCCGCGGCGAGATCCAGCAGGTTCCACCCATGTATTCTGCGATCCATCACGGCGGCAAGCGACTCTACGAGATGGCCAGGCGCGGGGTGGAGGTCGAGCGGGCGGCTCGCACCGTGATTATCCACTCCCTTACGCTCCATGCCTTCGAACCAGGGCGGACCGCAAGCGCAGAGTTAACGTGCGAGTGCTCCTCGGGGACGTATGTGCGTACCCTGTGCCACGACATTGGGGTAGCTCTCGGGGTGGGCGGGCACCTCGCCTCGCTGACGCGAACTGCGTGCGGCAGATTCGACATTGCCGACGCAGTGCCGCTTAGCGAGATATCAGAAAGCACTCCGCTGCTACCGTGCCGTGACGCCCTCTCTCACCTCGATGCGTTCACTCCGGCTCCAGCAGGTCTCGTTTCGCTTCTTCATGGCAATCCGGTGCGACCGAGTAGGCCGCCGCAATCCAAGCACGTTTGCATCCTGAACGAGCAGCACAAGATGGTCGCCCTTGCAGAGTTTCGAACCTCGAAGTTGCACCCGGTGGTAGTGCTCGCCCAGGAGTGAGTCTAGGACCCAAGCACAGCCTCGGTCCGCTCTC harbors:
- the truB gene encoding tRNA pseudouridine(55) synthase TruB — its product is MDGFLVVDKPSGISSHDAVAAIRRSLRTKRVGHGGTLDPLATGVLVIAVGKATRLLPYLVMEPKRYAFRLALGVATDTQDAEGAVTKESDASALKHQNVERVLSTFRGEIQQVPPMYSAIHHGGKRLYEMARRGVEVERAARTVIIHSLTLHAFEPGRTASAELTCECSSGTYVRTLCHDIGVALGVGGHLASLTRTACGRFDIADAVPLSEISESTPLLPCRDALSHLDAFTPAPAGLVSLLHGNPVRPSRPPQSKHVCILNEQHKMVALAEFRTSKLHPVVVLAQE